GGGCGGCATCCGGCGCCACCCGGACCTTTTGTCACACAATGTATCTCGTTTGTATTAGTTGCCGCGCCCCCATCGGGGCGGCCGCGCCGATCCCCGGCCGCGGCAACCCCTCCGGTGATCGGCAGGAGCTCATCTCCGCCGGCTTCCTTGACACCCCCCGGGCCTGCCTTTAGGATGGGGCGGATTTGCGGGCCGCGCTGCTGGCGCGGCGAGGGGACGGATGCTCGCGGCGGTGACCTTCGACTGCTGGCAGACCCTGATCGCCGACGACGCGGCGACCGAGGGGAGGGCTCGCCGCCTCCGCATCGAGGGGTGCCGGGCTGCCCTGGAGCGAGGCGGCTTTCCGCTTCCGGACGGGGCGGTGGCCGCCGCCTATGATGCCGTCGGAGAAGCGCTCGCCACCCTCTGGGCGGGCGGCCGGGACATCTCGACGGAGGCGCAGGTCCGGCTTCTCCTGCGCCAGCTGGATGGGCCGCCGGCCGCCGAGCCCCCGGCGCGCCTGCTGCGGGACCTCTCTGCCGCGTATGCTGGTCCGGTACTGCAGGCCCTGCCGGCCGCCTGCGACGGGGCGGCCGAGGCGTTAGCCTGGGCCGTGGATCGGGGGCTCCGGCTCGGCCTCATCTGCAACACCGGGCGGACGCCGGGGCGGACGCTCCGGCCCGCGCTCGCCCGCCGCCACCTCCTCCGGTACCTGCACGCCTGCACCTTCTCCGACGAGGTCGGCCTCCGCAAGCCGGACCCCATTGTGTTCCGGGCGACGCTGACCGCCCTGGAGGTCCCGGCGGCGGACGCCGTCCACGTGGGGGATGACCCCATCGCCGACGTGGCCGGGGCGAAGCGGGCGGGGCTGCGCGCGGTCTACCTGCGGCGGGAGGCGAACGCGCCCGCTCCGGCCGAGGCCGACGCGATCATCGGCTCGCTCCGGGAGCTCCCGGCCGTCCTGGCGGCGTGGGTGGGAGAAAGGGTCGCATGAGCGGCAGCGAGCTCGTTCTCGTGGTCGTGGGGCTTCTCCTCGGGGGGGCGCTGGTGGCCCTCCTCCTCCGGGCCCGGGGGGGCGAGGGGGGCCTGGCGCAACACATGGCGGGGCTCAGCGAGCGGGTGGGGCAGGTGCGGGCCGACCTCGAGACGCTGGTCCGCCAGCAGGAGGGCCTGCGGGGAGAGGTGGTGGCCGTCCGGGAGCAGGGGCAGGCGGCGCTGCACCAGACCCACCTCAGCCTGCGCCAGGAGATCGCCCAGGCGCGCG
The window above is part of the Candidatus Methylomirabilis sp. genome. Proteins encoded here:
- a CDS encoding HAD family hydrolase — translated: MLAAVTFDCWQTLIADDAATEGRARRLRIEGCRAALERGGFPLPDGAVAAAYDAVGEALATLWAGGRDISTEAQVRLLLRQLDGPPAAEPPARLLRDLSAAYAGPVLQALPAACDGAAEALAWAVDRGLRLGLICNTGRTPGRTLRPALARRHLLRYLHACTFSDEVGLRKPDPIVFRATLTALEVPAADAVHVGDDPIADVAGAKRAGLRAVYLRREANAPAPAEADAIIGSLRELPAVLAAWVGERVA